The genomic interval GGAAGACCCCGGTGCGGTCGAAGTTTGGGCGGTCGATCTGTCGGGCAAGCGGCAAAAGAAGATGGAGACGCGCGTCGCCGACGGCGCGGTCACGTTCACCGCGGCAACGGTTCAGCCGGAGGGGACGTTCCTGGCCTACGAAATCGAGCGCCAGCCGTAGGCATTACCTCGAGGCGATCAGGTCCTTGAGCGTCGCTGCGTCCTGGAGAAACCTCTCCGGCGAGTCGTCGCGCACAAACTCCAGCATGGCGGCGTGGCCGCGACCGGTCGAGTTGGCCAGAGCCAAATACTCCCGCCAATCCACTTGGCCCTCAGCCAACGGCAAGCGCTCGTGTTCGACCCAGTGGAAGACGTGCAGGTTGCTCAACCGAGCCAGCACGCGGCGGAGGCTCTCGAGCCGCTGCTCCGGCGAATGCGCCCGCGACGGCTGCCAATACAGGAAAATGTTCCGCGCAGCCTCCGCATCGCAGCCATCCAGCTCATCAAGCAGCCGATCCACCGAATCCGGCGTATCGGTCAGCGTTCCGCCGTGATACTCCAGCGAGATGGTCGTCTTGTGCGACAGAGCCAACCGCGCGATCCGGCAGAGGTCGGCTATTACCGTCTGGCGATCCCGCGGTCCGGCGTCGGCTGAGCCCTTGTGCCCAGCCCATACCCGGATCGTCGGCGCCGCCAGGACCAGCGCCGTCTCGAGCACCGGCTCGAACGCCTCATCGCCTTCAGACCGATAGTACGAGCCGTACGAGGCGACGCGAAGGCCCGAATCGATGGTCATCTCTCGCACCTCTTTGGCCAGCCTGGCGTCTCCCGGCGGCACGTGTACGTCGCCGCCCCATTCGATCGCACAAAGCCCGGCTTTGGCCGCCAGGTCCACGATCTGCCCGGGCATCAGTTGGCGAAACGTCACCGACACCAGTCCGTGATCGATCATCGCTCGTAGTTCCTCTCCACGCCGATGGTTTGCCCCGTCTCGTGCGCCCGGTAGACGGCCAGGGCGACCGCAACGACCTCGCGTCCGGCGTGTCCGTCGGTCCGGCTGGGGCGATGTTGGCGGATCGACTCGGCGAA from Phycisphaerae bacterium carries:
- a CDS encoding sugar phosphate isomerase/epimerase; amino-acid sequence: MIDHGLVSVTFRQLMPGQIVDLAAKAGLCAIEWGGDVHVPPGDARLAKEVREMTIDSGLRVASYGSYYRSEGDEAFEPVLETALVLAAPTIRVWAGHKGSADAGPRDRQTVIADLCRIARLALSHKTTISLEYHGGTLTDTPDSVDRLLDELDGCDAEAARNIFLYWQPSRAHSPEQRLESLRRVLARLSNLHVFHWVEHERLPLAEGQVDWREYLALANSTGRGHAAMLEFVRDDSPERFLQDAATLKDLIASR
- a CDS encoding glucose-fructose oxidoreductase; translation: FAESIRQHRPSRTDGHAGREVVAVALAVYRAHETGQTIGVERNYER